From Amycolatopsis sp. cg9, one genomic window encodes:
- a CDS encoding acyl-CoA dehydrogenase family protein, with translation MGFRRAVAGWLAANLTGEFARLRGLGGPGREHEEFELRLAWERHLAAAGWTGVGWPAEHGGRGLSLAEQVAFHEEYAASGAPARVNHIGEQLLGPTLIAFGTPEQRARFLPKILAVEELWCQGYSEPGAGSDLAAVSTSAVRRDDEWVINGQKIWTSLAHVADWCFVIARTEPGSRRHHGLSYLLVPLRQDGVTVRPIQQLTGTSEFNEVFFDDARTPADLVVGEPGEGWQIAMATLGFERGVSTLGQQIGFRRELDDITAEARRTGTYDDPLLRADLARARIGLRVLRAHALRTLGQAAGPEVAVGKLLWAQWHRGLGELAVRARGARSLTSAGAELDDWQRLYLFTRADTIYGGSDEIERNIIAERVLGLPREARP, from the coding sequence ATGGGATTCCGCCGTGCAGTCGCCGGCTGGCTGGCCGCCAACCTGACCGGCGAATTCGCCCGGCTGCGCGGCCTGGGCGGCCCGGGGCGCGAGCACGAGGAGTTCGAGCTGCGGCTGGCCTGGGAACGCCACCTCGCCGCCGCGGGCTGGACCGGCGTCGGCTGGCCGGCCGAGCACGGCGGCCGGGGCCTGTCGCTGGCCGAGCAGGTCGCCTTCCACGAGGAGTACGCCGCTTCCGGCGCCCCCGCCCGGGTCAACCACATCGGCGAGCAGCTGCTGGGCCCGACGCTCATCGCGTTCGGCACGCCCGAGCAGCGGGCCCGGTTCCTGCCGAAGATCCTCGCCGTCGAGGAACTGTGGTGCCAGGGCTACTCCGAGCCCGGCGCCGGCTCCGACCTCGCCGCCGTCTCGACGTCCGCGGTCCGGCGCGACGACGAATGGGTCATCAACGGGCAGAAGATCTGGACGTCGCTCGCGCACGTGGCCGACTGGTGCTTCGTCATCGCCCGCACCGAACCCGGCTCCCGGCGCCACCACGGCCTGTCCTACCTGCTGGTGCCGCTGCGCCAGGACGGCGTCACCGTGCGGCCGATCCAGCAGCTCACCGGCACGTCGGAGTTCAACGAAGTCTTCTTCGACGACGCCCGCACGCCCGCCGATCTCGTCGTCGGCGAGCCCGGCGAGGGCTGGCAGATCGCGATGGCGACCCTCGGCTTCGAACGCGGGGTGTCGACGCTCGGCCAGCAGATCGGCTTCCGCCGCGAACTCGACGACATCACCGCCGAAGCCCGGCGGACCGGCACCTACGACGACCCGCTCCTGCGCGCCGACCTCGCCCGCGCCCGCATCGGCCTGCGCGTCCTGCGGGCCCACGCGCTGCGGACGCTGGGCCAGGCCGCCGGTCCGGAAGTCGCCGTCGGCAAGCTGCTCTGGGCGCAGTGGCACCGGGGCCTCGGCGAACTCGCCGTGCGCGCCCGCGGAGCGCGTTCGCTCACCTCGGCCGGCGCCGAACTGGACGACTGGCAGCGGCTCTACCTGTTCACCCGCGCCGACACGATCTACGGCGGCTCGGACGAAATCGAACGGAACATCATCGCCGAGCGCGTCCTCGGCCTGCCCCGGGAGGCCCGCCCGTGA
- a CDS encoding FadD3 family acyl-CoA ligase, translated as MGRTTIPAVVRDAAAKFGDAEALVDGELRLGFDQLLERVRTVARAFLARGVEPGDRVAITLPNTCHWVLTALGALYAGATLVPVNTRFTAAETVDLLVRSRAKALVVAADFLGTDRHAAVRATGAELPGLGTVVRVALEQPHRPVEGTLGWDEFLGLAERVPLAAAEARADAVRPDDVSDILFTSGTSGRSKGVLSAHRQAVGVAAAWAECGRVTADDRYLVINPFFHSFGYKAGILVALLTGATLVPQAVFDVRAALELIERERISVLPGAPTIFQSLLQERRGDLPSLRLAVTGAATVPASLVRRMRAELGFEIVLTAYGLTEAVVVTMCRPGDDAELVSRTSGRATAGFEVAIQGSPGEIVVRGPNVMLGYLDDPEATAKAVDGQGWLHTGDVGELDDGGNLAITGRLKDMYICGGFNVYPAEVEHALTELDGVRDVAVVGVPDDRLGEVGKAFVVGTGLTEEAVVAFCRERLANYKTPRSVEFVDELPRNASGKVLKRLLTEENA; from the coding sequence GTGGGAAGAACCACGATCCCGGCCGTCGTCCGGGACGCCGCCGCCAAGTTCGGCGATGCGGAGGCCCTGGTCGACGGTGAGCTGAGGCTCGGCTTCGACCAGCTTCTGGAACGTGTTCGAACGGTCGCGCGCGCCTTCCTCGCCCGCGGTGTCGAGCCCGGTGACCGCGTCGCGATCACCCTGCCGAACACCTGCCACTGGGTCCTGACCGCACTGGGCGCGCTCTACGCGGGCGCGACGCTGGTGCCGGTCAACACCCGGTTCACCGCCGCCGAGACCGTGGACCTGCTCGTCCGCAGCCGGGCGAAAGCGCTGGTCGTGGCGGCCGACTTCCTCGGCACCGACCGCCACGCCGCCGTCCGGGCGACCGGCGCGGAACTGCCCGGCCTCGGCACCGTCGTCCGGGTGGCCCTGGAGCAGCCGCACCGGCCGGTCGAAGGCACCCTCGGCTGGGACGAGTTCCTCGGCCTCGCCGAGCGCGTGCCCCTCGCCGCCGCCGAAGCGCGGGCCGACGCCGTGCGGCCGGACGACGTCAGCGACATCCTGTTCACCTCGGGCACCAGCGGCCGCTCGAAGGGCGTGCTGTCGGCCCACCGCCAGGCGGTCGGCGTCGCCGCCGCGTGGGCGGAGTGCGGCCGGGTCACCGCCGACGACCGGTACCTGGTGATCAACCCGTTCTTCCACAGCTTCGGCTACAAGGCCGGGATCCTGGTGGCGCTGCTGACCGGCGCGACGCTCGTCCCGCAGGCCGTCTTCGACGTCCGGGCGGCCCTGGAGCTCATCGAGCGGGAGCGCATCTCCGTGCTGCCCGGCGCGCCGACGATCTTCCAGTCCCTGCTGCAGGAACGCCGGGGCGATCTCCCGTCCCTGCGGCTCGCGGTCACCGGCGCCGCCACGGTTCCCGCGTCGCTGGTCCGGCGGATGCGGGCCGAGCTGGGGTTCGAGATCGTCCTCACCGCCTACGGTCTCACCGAAGCCGTCGTGGTGACGATGTGCCGCCCCGGCGACGACGCCGAGCTGGTGTCCCGGACGTCCGGCCGCGCGACCGCCGGGTTCGAAGTCGCGATCCAGGGCTCGCCGGGCGAGATCGTGGTCCGCGGGCCGAACGTGATGCTCGGCTACCTCGACGACCCGGAAGCCACGGCGAAGGCGGTCGACGGCCAGGGCTGGCTGCACACCGGCGACGTCGGCGAGCTCGACGACGGCGGCAACTTGGCGATCACCGGCCGGCTCAAGGACATGTACATCTGCGGCGGCTTCAACGTCTACCCGGCCGAGGTCGAGCACGCGCTGACCGAACTGGACGGCGTCCGCGACGTCGCCGTCGTCGGCGTCCCGGACGACCGGCTCGGCGAGGTCGGCAAGGCCTTCGTCGTCGGCACCGGGCTGACCGAGGAAGCGGTCGTCGCGTTCTGCCGCGAACGGCTCGCCAACTACAAGACCCCGCGGTCCGTCGAGTTCGTGGACGAGCTGCCCCGCAACGCTTCCGGCAAGGTGCTGAAGCGGCTGCTGACCGAGGAGAACGCATGA
- a CDS encoding enoyl-CoA hydratase, whose translation MSEPVVRIERRGPVAVVTMNRPDYRNAQNSAMTYALDDAFTAAVNDPEVKVIVLAGEGKHFSAGHDIGSPGRDADQSFDRRAVLWWDHTDKAGGDQRFARESEVYLGMCRRWREIPKPMIASVQGACIAGGLMLAWVCDLIVAADDAFFADPVVRMGIPGVEYFAHPWVLGPRAAKEVLFTGERFTVQQAKEWGMVTRIVPRAELEEHTLALAEKISAMPSFGLALAKKAVNQAEDLMGLRSGMDSVFGLHHFAHAHNAETSEDSLGGQSARSMRDANKGG comes from the coding sequence ATGAGTGAACCGGTGGTCCGCATCGAGCGGCGCGGTCCGGTCGCGGTGGTCACGATGAACCGGCCGGACTACCGCAACGCCCAGAACTCCGCGATGACCTACGCGCTGGACGACGCTTTCACCGCCGCGGTCAACGACCCCGAGGTGAAGGTGATCGTGCTGGCCGGGGAAGGCAAGCACTTCTCGGCCGGGCACGACATCGGCAGCCCGGGCCGCGACGCCGACCAGTCGTTCGACCGGCGCGCGGTGCTGTGGTGGGACCACACCGACAAGGCGGGCGGCGACCAGCGGTTCGCCCGCGAGTCCGAGGTGTACCTCGGGATGTGCCGCCGGTGGCGGGAGATCCCGAAGCCGATGATCGCCAGCGTCCAGGGCGCCTGCATCGCCGGCGGGCTGATGCTGGCCTGGGTGTGCGACCTGATCGTCGCGGCCGACGACGCGTTCTTCGCCGATCCCGTGGTGCGCATGGGGATCCCCGGCGTCGAGTACTTCGCGCACCCGTGGGTGCTCGGCCCCCGCGCGGCGAAGGAAGTCCTGTTCACCGGCGAGCGGTTCACGGTGCAGCAGGCCAAGGAGTGGGGCATGGTCACCCGGATCGTGCCGCGCGCGGAACTGGAAGAGCACACCCTGGCGCTGGCGGAGAAGATCAGCGCGATGCCGTCGTTCGGACTGGCGCTGGCGAAGAAGGCCGTCAACCAGGCCGAGGACCTGATGGGCCTGCGGTCCGGGATGGACTCGGTGTTCGGGCTGCACCACTTCGCGCACGCCCACAACGCGGAGACGTCGGAAGACTCGCTCGGCGGCCAGTCGGCGCGGTCGATGCGCGACGCGAACAAGGGGGGCTGA